Proteins encoded within one genomic window of Ranitomeya variabilis isolate aRanVar5 chromosome 4, aRanVar5.hap1, whole genome shotgun sequence:
- the NHLRC2 gene encoding NHL repeat-containing protein 2 isoform X2, giving the protein MAACSLHDLLELQSPLEGALQEAESEEERQRLVLEYLQSVNGRAAALRAPDFAPGLEWLNTDGAISLHRDLAGKVVLLDFFTYCCINCMHILPDLHGLEQRFSDSDGLVVIGVHSAKFPNERVLDNIKSAVLRYSISHPVVNDADATLWQELQVSCWPTLVLLGPHGNLLFSLVGEGHKENLFLFTSMALEFYKERREIKEDRIPPRRLYKDSLPPSPLLFPGKVVVDPSGDTLVISDTGHHRILVVSKDGRILHTVGGPDSGRRDGGFSHCLFNSPQGIAVRDKTIYVADTENHLIRKVDLGTLWVSTVAGTGTQGVDREGGAPGEQQPISSPWDVAFGSQGVLWIAMAGTHQIWALLLEEGTLPRGSLLPPGSCIRFAGSGNEENRNNSYPHKAGFAQPSGLAVCSGDPWSCLFVADSESSSIRSVSLKDGAVKHIVGGERDPTIKTVDPKSKICVTLAGTGQAGNAPGPSFMEASFSEPGGLCATPDGRLLYVADTNNHQIKVLDMETKMVSVLPVVSSESGDVMDSALPIRIRNPKLPKCTPNVQLEPLPVSPGQTLQLVLNLQLPAGAKLTEGAPSFWFLFTEGHDWLLAGQKTYGEIGTLATPGHMEVTLPLLSPCADPELRVGVCVYYCTHDTVCMMKSVSFSQPLHVTPDPGANGSVAPLPLSYTF; this is encoded by the exons ATGGCAGCCTGCAGCCTGCACGATTTGCTGGAGTTACAGAGCCCGCTGGAGGGCGCCCTGCAGGAGGCGGAGTCTGAGGAGGAGCGGCAGCGGCTGGTGCTGGAGTATCTGCAGAGCGTGAATGGCCGGGCGGCGGCGCTCCGAGCGCCAGACTTCGCCCCAG GTTTAGAATGGCTGAACACGGACGGCGCCATTTCCCTACACCGGGATCTCGCAGGGAAGGTTGTGCTGTTGGATTTTTTCACCTATTGTTGCATCAACTGTATGCACATCCTCCCTGATCTGCACGGCCTGGAGCAGCGCTTCTCGGACTCAG ACGGACTCGTCGTTATCGGGGTGCATTCAGCCAAGTTTCCTAACGAGCGGGTTCTGGATAATATAAAGAGCGCCGTCCTACGGTACAGCATCAGCCACCCGGTGGTGAACGATGCAGACGCCACCTTGTGGCAGGAGCTGCAGGTGTCTTGCTGGCCGACGCTCGTCCTGCTCGGCCCTCATGGAAACCTCCTGTTCTCTCtggtgggagaaggacacaaggagaaCTTGTTCCTCTTCACTTCTATGGCTCTAGAGTTCTACAAGGAGAGACGTGAAAtaaaggaggaccggatcccgccgCGGCGGCTATACAAGGACTCGCTGCCTCCGTCACCGCTGCTCTTTCCTGGTAAGGTGGTCGTAGATCCGTCGGGGGACACCTTGGTGATCTCTGATACCGGACATCACAGAATCCTGGTCGTGTCCAAGGACGGCCGAATCCTGCACACTGTGGGAG GTCCTGACAGCGGCCGGAGGGACGGAGGCTTCTCTCACTGCTTATTTAACTCCCCTCAAGGCATTGCTGTACGAGATAAAACCATCTACGTGGCCGATACGGAAAATCACCTTATCAGGAAG GTTGATCTGGGCACCCTATGGGTGAGCACCGTGGCTGGGACCGGCACTCAGGGTGTAGACAGGGAAGGCGGCGCTCCAGGAGAACAGCAGCCGATCAGCTCACCGTGGGATGTTGCCTTTGGCTCTCAAG GGGTGCTGTGGATCGCGATGGCCGGGACTCATCAGATTTGGGCTCTGTTATTAGAGGAGGGGACGTTGCCCCGGGGCAG CCTCCTCCCTCCAGGATCCTGCATTCGCTTTGCTGGGAGCGGGAACGAGGAGAATCGGAACAATTCGTACCCCCACAAGGCGGGCTTTGCTCAGCCGTCTGGACTGGCCGTGTGTAGTGGCGACCCCTGGAGCTGCCTGTTTGTGGCCGACAGTGAGAGCAGCTCCATCAGGAGCGTGTCCTTGAAAGATGGAGCCGTGAAACATATCGTGGGCGGCGAGCGCGATCCAACG atcaaaACCGTGGATCCGAAATCCAAGATCTGCGTCACGTTAGCGGGTACAGGGCAGGCGGGCAATGCTCCGGGCCCGAGCTTCATGGAGGCATCATTCAGTGAACCGGGAGGTCTCTGCGCCACGCCAGATGGACGGTTACTGTACGTCGCCGATACCAATAACCACCAGATAAAAGTTCTGGACATGGAAACCAAGATGGTGTCTGTG CTTCCCGTGGTCTCCAGCGAGTCGGGTGATGTGATGGACAGTGCGCTGCCGATACGGATCCGGAACCCAAAACTGCCGAAATGTACCCCGAATGTTCAGCTGGAGCCCCTACCTGTATCCCCTGGGCAGACCCTGCAACTTGTCCTGAATCTCCAGCTTCCTGCAGGGGCAAAGCTGACGGAAGGGGCCCCCAGCTTCTGGTTTCTATTCACAGAAG GTCATGATTGGCTTCTCGCTGGTCAGAAAACCTACGGTGAGATCGGGACTCTGGCTACACCCGGCCACATGGAGGTGACGCTCCCCCTGCTGAGCCCCTGCGCTGACCCTGAGCTGCGCGTCGGGGTCTGTGTGTACTACTGCACCCATGACACCGTGTGTATGATGAAGTCCGTGTCCTTCTCGCAGCCGCTGCATGTTACCCCCGACCCTGGGGCAAATGGCAGCGTCGCTCCGCTCCCCCTGTCCTACACCTTCTAG
- the NHLRC2 gene encoding NHL repeat-containing protein 2 isoform X1, producing the protein MAACSLHDLLELQSPLEGALQEAESEEERQRLVLEYLQSVNGRAAALRAPDFAPGLEWLNTDGAISLHRDLAGKVVLLDFFTYCCINCMHILPDLHGLEQRFSDSDGLVVIGVHSAKFPNERVLDNIKSAVLRYSISHPVVNDADATLWQELQVSCWPTLVLLGPHGNLLFSLVGEGHKENLFLFTSMALEFYKERREIKEDRIPPRRLYKDSLPPSPLLFPGKVVVDPSGDTLVISDTGHHRILVVSKDGRILHTVGGPDSGRRDGGFSHCLFNSPQGIAVRDKTIYVADTENHLIRKVDLGTLWVSTVAGTGTQGVDREGGAPGEQQPISSPWDVAFGSQGVLWIAMAGTHQIWALLLEEGTLPRGSLLPPGSCIRFAGSGNEENRNNSYPHKAGFAQPSGLAVCSGDPWSCLFVADSESSSIRSVSLKDGAVKHIVGGERDPTNLFAFGDVDGAGINVKLQHPLGVSWAHTSGVLYVADSYNHKIKTVDPKSKICVTLAGTGQAGNAPGPSFMEASFSEPGGLCATPDGRLLYVADTNNHQIKVLDMETKMVSVLPVVSSESGDVMDSALPIRIRNPKLPKCTPNVQLEPLPVSPGQTLQLVLNLQLPAGAKLTEGAPSFWFLFTEGHDWLLAGQKTYGEIGTLATPGHMEVTLPLLSPCADPELRVGVCVYYCTHDTVCMMKSVSFSQPLHVTPDPGANGSVAPLPLSYTF; encoded by the exons ATGGCAGCCTGCAGCCTGCACGATTTGCTGGAGTTACAGAGCCCGCTGGAGGGCGCCCTGCAGGAGGCGGAGTCTGAGGAGGAGCGGCAGCGGCTGGTGCTGGAGTATCTGCAGAGCGTGAATGGCCGGGCGGCGGCGCTCCGAGCGCCAGACTTCGCCCCAG GTTTAGAATGGCTGAACACGGACGGCGCCATTTCCCTACACCGGGATCTCGCAGGGAAGGTTGTGCTGTTGGATTTTTTCACCTATTGTTGCATCAACTGTATGCACATCCTCCCTGATCTGCACGGCCTGGAGCAGCGCTTCTCGGACTCAG ACGGACTCGTCGTTATCGGGGTGCATTCAGCCAAGTTTCCTAACGAGCGGGTTCTGGATAATATAAAGAGCGCCGTCCTACGGTACAGCATCAGCCACCCGGTGGTGAACGATGCAGACGCCACCTTGTGGCAGGAGCTGCAGGTGTCTTGCTGGCCGACGCTCGTCCTGCTCGGCCCTCATGGAAACCTCCTGTTCTCTCtggtgggagaaggacacaaggagaaCTTGTTCCTCTTCACTTCTATGGCTCTAGAGTTCTACAAGGAGAGACGTGAAAtaaaggaggaccggatcccgccgCGGCGGCTATACAAGGACTCGCTGCCTCCGTCACCGCTGCTCTTTCCTGGTAAGGTGGTCGTAGATCCGTCGGGGGACACCTTGGTGATCTCTGATACCGGACATCACAGAATCCTGGTCGTGTCCAAGGACGGCCGAATCCTGCACACTGTGGGAG GTCCTGACAGCGGCCGGAGGGACGGAGGCTTCTCTCACTGCTTATTTAACTCCCCTCAAGGCATTGCTGTACGAGATAAAACCATCTACGTGGCCGATACGGAAAATCACCTTATCAGGAAG GTTGATCTGGGCACCCTATGGGTGAGCACCGTGGCTGGGACCGGCACTCAGGGTGTAGACAGGGAAGGCGGCGCTCCAGGAGAACAGCAGCCGATCAGCTCACCGTGGGATGTTGCCTTTGGCTCTCAAG GGGTGCTGTGGATCGCGATGGCCGGGACTCATCAGATTTGGGCTCTGTTATTAGAGGAGGGGACGTTGCCCCGGGGCAG CCTCCTCCCTCCAGGATCCTGCATTCGCTTTGCTGGGAGCGGGAACGAGGAGAATCGGAACAATTCGTACCCCCACAAGGCGGGCTTTGCTCAGCCGTCTGGACTGGCCGTGTGTAGTGGCGACCCCTGGAGCTGCCTGTTTGTGGCCGACAGTGAGAGCAGCTCCATCAGGAGCGTGTCCTTGAAAGATGGAGCCGTGAAACATATCGTGGGCGGCGAGCGCGATCCAACG AACCTTTTTGCGTTTGGTGATGTCGATGGAGCAGGGATTAATGTGAAGCTGCAGCATCCTTTGGGGGTGTCCTGGGCGCACACTAGTGGGGTCTTGTATGTGGCAGATTCTTATAATCACAAG atcaaaACCGTGGATCCGAAATCCAAGATCTGCGTCACGTTAGCGGGTACAGGGCAGGCGGGCAATGCTCCGGGCCCGAGCTTCATGGAGGCATCATTCAGTGAACCGGGAGGTCTCTGCGCCACGCCAGATGGACGGTTACTGTACGTCGCCGATACCAATAACCACCAGATAAAAGTTCTGGACATGGAAACCAAGATGGTGTCTGTG CTTCCCGTGGTCTCCAGCGAGTCGGGTGATGTGATGGACAGTGCGCTGCCGATACGGATCCGGAACCCAAAACTGCCGAAATGTACCCCGAATGTTCAGCTGGAGCCCCTACCTGTATCCCCTGGGCAGACCCTGCAACTTGTCCTGAATCTCCAGCTTCCTGCAGGGGCAAAGCTGACGGAAGGGGCCCCCAGCTTCTGGTTTCTATTCACAGAAG GTCATGATTGGCTTCTCGCTGGTCAGAAAACCTACGGTGAGATCGGGACTCTGGCTACACCCGGCCACATGGAGGTGACGCTCCCCCTGCTGAGCCCCTGCGCTGACCCTGAGCTGCGCGTCGGGGTCTGTGTGTACTACTGCACCCATGACACCGTGTGTATGATGAAGTCCGTGTCCTTCTCGCAGCCGCTGCATGTTACCCCCGACCCTGGGGCAAATGGCAGCGTCGCTCCGCTCCCCCTGTCCTACACCTTCTAG